A region from the Lentimonas sp. CC4 genome encodes:
- the ccsA gene encoding cytochrome c biogenesis protein CcsA, with product MKKFLSSNTLFVFTFLALALGAAVATFVENDYGTQVARLHIYDALWYEVLLTLAAINLLAVMFRTKLYKSLSKGLLHMSLIVILIGAGVTRYGGEEGRMHIREGESSSQFTALEDGSTKELPFAITLQKFEMERYPGSQSPSAFSSDVTVKDSLESIELDYRIYMNHTLDYRGYRFFQTSYDTDEKGTILTVNRDPGKLCTYTGYFLLFIGLILNPLNRGSRLRILLARINKHTLFLVTLLLSIASHQLEAGEYEDNYFETFKAESFDVSNDFSRLVVQSRMGRMKPMDTLSREIVRKLSGKESLDGMTHNQVVLGMFFREDIWKKVPMIKVKTPKLRKMIGTNAEYRASFNQFFEGHRYLLKEEVERAHALKPSQRGTFENDLIKVDERLNIAFMVYTGALFKVFPVIDDPNNQWVDFKSIWTLSENNAEVTIQRTIKEFMDQGFAQNYAALDVLVEEIDQYQRQYGNAVIPSRRVVDHEIRYNGLKLFPRLSIAYLLAGIALLGLGFWVLFHPVRFSKWHLFVVFIPLVAIVGVHTFALVARWYIGGRAPLSNTYETMMYIAFSASLGGLLFFRKQVFPMGAAFIMAGLFMFAGHLGSIDPEITNLVPVLKSFWLTVHVSVITASYGFLGIGALLGGMTLVLFVLNKRNRLELEISKLTDTNEATLIIGLTLLIIGNFLGGIWANESWGRYWGWDPKETWAYISILIYTLVTHFRLMTAVYSKYLFACFSLTAYGTILMTYYGVNYYLSGMHSYATGDPVPIPVWVYVTVAAVVLLILGSYRFRDQRSGNIR from the coding sequence TGTTTACCTTTCTAGCACTTGCTCTGGGGGCAGCCGTTGCCACGTTCGTTGAAAATGATTATGGAACTCAAGTCGCCAGGCTTCACATCTATGATGCGCTTTGGTATGAAGTGCTACTAACGCTTGCGGCGATTAACCTGCTAGCCGTCATGTTTAGAACTAAGCTCTATAAAAGCCTGAGCAAAGGGCTTTTACATATGTCGCTGATTGTTATCCTGATTGGCGCTGGAGTGACGCGTTACGGCGGAGAAGAGGGTCGAATGCATATACGTGAAGGTGAATCATCGAGCCAGTTTACTGCACTCGAAGATGGATCTACTAAAGAGCTTCCTTTTGCAATCACGCTACAGAAATTTGAAATGGAAAGGTATCCGGGAAGTCAGTCGCCTTCAGCCTTTTCGAGTGATGTGACAGTCAAAGATAGCCTAGAGAGTATTGAATTGGATTATCGTATCTACATGAATCATACCTTGGATTATCGGGGATATCGTTTTTTTCAAACCTCCTATGACACCGATGAGAAGGGCACGATTCTGACAGTCAATAGAGACCCGGGGAAGTTGTGCACCTACACGGGCTATTTCCTTCTGTTCATTGGTTTAATACTCAATCCGCTCAATCGAGGGTCAAGGTTGCGAATATTGCTGGCTCGAATTAATAAGCACACGCTTTTCCTAGTCACTTTATTACTTTCGATTGCATCTCATCAGCTAGAGGCAGGTGAATACGAAGATAACTACTTTGAGACATTCAAGGCGGAGTCATTCGATGTGAGCAATGATTTCTCAAGATTGGTCGTGCAATCTAGGATGGGGCGTATGAAGCCCATGGATACGCTCAGCAGAGAGATCGTGCGCAAGCTCAGTGGCAAAGAAAGCCTAGATGGGATGACGCACAATCAAGTTGTTTTGGGAATGTTCTTCCGTGAAGACATCTGGAAGAAGGTGCCGATGATCAAAGTCAAAACGCCTAAGCTGCGAAAGATGATTGGCACGAACGCTGAATATCGAGCCAGCTTTAACCAGTTCTTTGAGGGGCACCGTTATCTTTTGAAGGAGGAGGTGGAGCGTGCGCATGCATTAAAACCCTCTCAAAGAGGCACCTTTGAGAATGATCTGATCAAGGTCGATGAGCGTCTCAATATCGCCTTTATGGTTTACACGGGTGCCTTGTTTAAGGTGTTCCCTGTCATTGATGATCCGAATAATCAATGGGTCGATTTCAAATCCATTTGGACGCTCTCCGAGAACAACGCAGAGGTGACAATCCAACGAACGATTAAAGAGTTTATGGATCAAGGCTTTGCTCAGAACTATGCAGCACTCGACGTCTTGGTAGAAGAGATAGACCAATACCAGCGACAATACGGAAACGCAGTGATCCCGAGCAGGCGAGTGGTGGATCATGAGATCCGATACAATGGATTGAAGCTCTTCCCGCGCCTGAGTATCGCTTACCTGTTGGCAGGCATTGCTTTGCTCGGTTTAGGTTTTTGGGTTTTATTTCATCCTGTCCGCTTCAGCAAGTGGCATCTGTTTGTGGTTTTTATTCCTCTCGTGGCAATCGTCGGGGTGCATACCTTCGCTTTAGTCGCACGGTGGTATATCGGTGGTCGAGCGCCCCTCAGCAATACTTATGAAACCATGATGTATATTGCCTTCAGTGCGAGTCTAGGCGGACTGTTGTTCTTTCGGAAGCAGGTCTTCCCGATGGGAGCTGCCTTTATTATGGCAGGTTTGTTCATGTTTGCTGGGCACCTCGGAAGTATTGACCCAGAGATTACAAATCTTGTCCCAGTGCTGAAATCGTTCTGGCTCACGGTGCACGTATCCGTAATCACTGCTAGCTATGGCTTCCTTGGCATCGGTGCACTTCTAGGAGGCATGACACTCGTGCTATTCGTTTTGAACAAACGAAACAGGCTGGAGCTGGAAATCAGTAAGTTAACCGATACCAATGAAGCGACATTGATCATTGGTTTAACGCTTTTGATTATTGGAAACTTCCTGGGTGGCATCTGGGCCAATGAATCCTGGGGTAGATATTGGGGTTGGGACCCGAAAGAAACGTGGGCTTACATTTCCATCCTTATTTATACCTTGGTGACGCACTTTAGACTGATGACAGCGGTGTATTCTAAATACCTCTTCGCCTGCTTCAGTCTGACTGCCTACGGCACTATTTTGATGACTTATTATGGGGTGAACTATTATCTCTCAGGTATGCACTCCTACGCGACAGGAGATCCCGTTCCAATCCCTGTATGGGTGTATGTCACTGTTGCGGCTGTTGTCTTGCTGATCCTTGGTTCTTACAGATTCAGAGATCAACGCAGTGGTAACATAAGGTAA